One segment of Polypterus senegalus isolate Bchr_013 chromosome 8, ASM1683550v1, whole genome shotgun sequence DNA contains the following:
- the LOC120533543 gene encoding zinc finger protein 239-like — protein MDVKEEPCEADLNIMEERTVNVKEEDCEWESVHPKQESLDIKEEDSELESVNIKEQDEEEYVSTEVASYRSMESVKEDDLHYGDQGGAVTQLVSSHSRHSSSSESSINVKYESLQSDRKTTEKMSSPRTKEAQPPTKMSSKTRIKLHCCSECDKTFTQRVHLQIHQRIHTGEKPYDCSECGKQFSQRSRLQCHQRIHTGQKPYDCSECGRQFSQRSYLQSHQRIHTGEKPYCCSECGKQFSYNSNFQIHIKTHSGEKPYCCSECGKEFSQRSYLKSHQRIHTEQKPYCCSECGKRFSQRSYLLKHQRIHTRENKMKMTETPSPCPQMNTVQC, from the exons ATGGATGTGAAAGAAGAACCGTGTGAGGCTGACCTGAATATCATGGAGGAGAGGACTGTAAATgttaaggaggaggactgtgagtgggagAGTGTCCACCCCAAACAGGAGAGTCTGGACATTAAGGAAGAGGACAGTGAACTAGAGTCAGTAAATATTAAAGAGCAGGATGAAGAGGAGTATGTCAGCACTGAGGTGGCCAGCTATAGGAGTATGGAGAGTGTCAAGGAAGATGACCTTCATTATGGAGATCAAGGTGGAGCAGTCACCCAGTTAGTCTCTTCTCATAGCAGACACTCTTCATCTTCAGAGTCTTCTATCAATGTAAAATATGAATCATTACAGTCTGACAGAAAGACGACTGAAAAAATGTCATCTCCAAGAACCAAGGAAGCTCAACCACCAACTAAGATGTCATCTAAAACAA GAATCAAActtcactgctgttctgaatgtgacaaAACGTTTACACAGAGAGTCCATCTTCAGATCCACCAAAGAATCcacacaggggagaagccgtatgactgttctgaatgtggcaaacagttttcacagaGAAGCCGTCTTCAGtgccaccaaagaattcacacaggacagaagccgtatgactgttctgaatgtggcagacAGTTTTCACAGAGAAGCTATCTTCagagccaccaaagaattcacacaggggagaagccgtattgctgctctgaatgtggaaaacaattctcttATAATAGTAATTTTCAGATACACATTAAAACTCACtcaggagagaagccgtattgctgctctgaatgtggcaaagagTTTTCACAGAGAAGCTATCTTAAAAgtcaccaaagaattcacacagaacagaagccatattgctgttctgaatgtggaaaaaggtTTTCACAGAGAAGCTATCTTCTGAAGCATCAAAGAATTCACACAAGagagaacaaaatgaaaatgacagaaaCTCCCTCACCTTGCCCACAGATGAACACAGTACAATGCTAA